In Rhodamnia argentea isolate NSW1041297 chromosome 1, ASM2092103v1, whole genome shotgun sequence, the genomic window CGGCcacaacacacacaaacacaaatACTCATCTCTACAATTAACTTTTAGCTTTTAGCTTAGTTATAGCTTTTAGATttccatcgtcgattcaatttcgaTGAGtctcatatccagagttaggtgtcgtcgattaaattccggcgtaCGCTTATTAGGTtcgataccgtcgattcaatgtCGAGGTTGAACTCATCGCCTATCTTGTCCAATAcagttgattaaattccggtattgtgtcctacatccccCGTCCAGTGTCATCGATTAGATTCTGGCATTGTGTTCTACAATTTGGTCCGgcctcgttgattaaattccggagtCAAATCCAAGTCCTAGTGTGTCGAAGTTCATTTCAATGTCGAATGAGTGGGCTGTCGAATTATCAAGAGTACGTATCACGCCTCTCGTGTCAATGTAAGTATTtttcgcatttgacactctctgtcccaAAGCGATCTAGAACTTCTTATtagaaaacgaacggattaagttcgatcaAAAATTCTCGCGTTTGTGACCCTTCTGAGCTCCAACCCTTTCTTTTGGGCCAAGATCCATACGCCTGGGCCTCGTCGGAGGATTTCGAAACGCCAACAAGGATTTAGGATGAATTCTCGCTCAACTTGCTATTAAAGTCAAGAACTATGTTCACAATACACTATGACCCTCAAGGCCCTCTTCACTCAGCATTCTTGCTTGAAAAGCTTttaaagtttttgttttttgatgtGGGTACAAATTCAGTTTTGCTTGTCTTGTAGTCCATTTGCTTAGCAACCGCACATTGAGAAGATTTTTATCGCTAGATTCAGAAAATCATACGCCAAGTTTTTTCATGCTAGCAGAGCAATGGGTTGACAAAGGAAAGTCAACATCTTGCACTAATCCTAAGTTAAAACGCTTTCAACTTGCTATCCGCTGAGGAACActcccaaaagaaaaacatcaaagaaaaaaaaaagttaaaacaaaGTCGTGTGTTTCACAATCACAACAAGCAAAAGTAAGCACAGTGAAGAGCCACCGCCCTTTAGGTAAAGATTAGGTGAATAATGCGTCACCAAAATtatgtttttgtcattttaataAGGTCACACATAACAATGTTTTCGTAGATTTTCAGAGGTACAAAAACAAATACCTCAACCGCGCGTTGCATGACATTGAAACAATCGTCATTGAGCAAGCAGGTTGCCGCGGAAATCCCAAAAATATGCGGTCACGTAAGAGATTGTAATCTCACTCCTTGCATGGTATGCCGATATGACACAACATTACTAAATTATTAGGCACACAAAAGTGTTAAGATCTTAAAATAATTGGTTCCTTAAACCAACTGCTTTAAAAAGGAGACGACCCAGTTGTTTAGAGGTGATGTGGAGATTTCATTATACTTTATAATAGTACAGTTGGCCAACGACTCTCATGCAGCGGGAGaccagaagaaaaaggagactTCAAAGGTTCAACTTACGTTCATCGAtgttgagggaaaagtacactaaaagtaccataacttgtgtacggcgttcacttgagtgccataactttcaaaacgttcacttaagtgccataatttcaaaaatcgttcatttgagtgctacgtcggaacaaaatcgttcacttgagtgctacagtaacttttcgggcgtgccacatcatctttccggcgtgctacaataacttttttggcgtgctacagtaacttttccagcatctacagtaacttttccaacatctacagtaacttttccagctaccacgtcaacatggcactcaagtgaacgttttttaaaagttatgacacttaagtgaacgttttgaaagttatggcactcaagtgaatgccgtacaaaagttatggcacttctgaTGTACTTTTCCCCGATGTTGAAGTCAATGCCTCCAGAGGAACTGCGCATGGCAATATAGAACCCAGAGCCACATCATTCATTACAACTTCGTACCGCTAGATAGAAGCTTTTCCCCAGCTGATTTGATGTAAAACGAAGCTACTGTTCTTGAGCTTCTCCAGACTgcaaaatgaaggccaagaacagTGCTGAAGGTCAAAGCAGCGGCATTCATCTAGATATTCCTCAGCTTCAGAAGAAAGATGAAATCATCATTTCACCCGCTACAATCTTTGCGCCGAAAACTAGTGCTGGAAGGAGAGATGGACGCAGTGGACATTCTGTTTCCCCCACATTACCGGCTGTTCTGGCCCCAGAGAAAAAGCTTACTCTGTTTGCACTCCGCCTTGCGGTTCTCGAAAAAGTGGCCACTGCCTTGGGATACCTTGGTTTCGTCTGGGCAACGGTTGTGCTCCTGGGGGGCTTTGCCGTTACATTAGAGAAATCCGACTTCTGGTTCATCACcatcattttattaattgaaggaACTCGAATATCCAGCAGGAGTCATGAGCTGGAATGGCAACACCAGTCCACTTGGTCAATAGCTGATGCCGGAATGAGCAGCTTCCGAGCGCTCAAATCGAGCTCTAGAGCTCTAGTTGAATCCATGCAGAATATGTTCAGTCCCGTGAGCTCTGCTACGAGGAAGCAAAGTCAACGCAGCAGGGAAATTTCTGAAACTACAGATGCGAAAAACATTAGAAAGCAGAAATTCAAAAGGAGGCCCACCCGGATTTGGACTTCTTCGGAAGTTCCTATTCTACCTTATGGAGGGTGGGTTTGCCTTTCGAGAAACATCAGCCAGATTTTCCACTGGCTCCAGATCTTATCTGCAATAGCCTGCGTCCTGCTCTCATTGACGAAGCTCATCAAGCACAATTATGGTGAGGTAGCTAAAGGAGATACGGACAAGAGAAACCGGAAACCTgctctgattttcttttattccttgGCTTTGGCTGAAGCTCTGGTCTTCCTGATAGAGAAAGCTTACTGCGCGTGGGAGGTTGTCATCTGTAAGCTTCTTGAAGGGGTGAATGAGGAATGCGACCTGGGGGCTTCGGGTATGATCTCGACTCGGAGATTTTTCTACGACTGCTATTCGAGATGTCTTAATGGGAGCATTTTTGATGGCCTGGGAATGGACATGGTGACTTTTGCGATGGACCTCTTATGTTCAAACTCGCCGGATGAGCAGCTCATGGGAGCCAGGACTCTTCACCGGTTTTCTACTAAAGAACAGTTTTCAGATGACACGCTTCAGAAGATAGGAACAAGTCTGCCAGTTATAGAGAGACTGGTGGATATCTTAAACTGGAAAGACCCACAAGAGGAAGAAATCAGGCTATTAGCTGCAGAAATAGTTTCCAAATTAGCCGGGAAAAAGCAAAATTCCCTTCGGGTCACCGGAATACCCGGGGCAATGGAATCGATATTATCCCTTCTCCAGACAAACAGAAGCCCCAGTTCTATAGCAGACGAAATTGGCGAAAACAAAATCTTCTTGGACCATGAAGAATGTGGATTCTGGACTTTCAATAGTTTGGGACTTCTCATTCTGAAGAAACTAGTCCGTGATCACAATAACTGTGGAAAAATTGGAAACACAAGGGGCCTTCTTTCCAAAAtcatagatttcactcatgCTGATGAAGGAATATTGAAGGACTCAACTGTCACCACATCGCAGGTTTTGACTGTTAAAAGATCCCTACAGGTTGTGAAGATGCTGGCAAGCACAACGGCTACCACAGGGAAAAATCTCCGGAGAGAGATCTCGGAGATAGTCTGCACCATAAGCAACATAAGAGATATTCTACGATATGGAGAGAAATGGCCGGTTCTGCAGAAACTAGGTATTGAGATCCTTACTAGTTTGGCACTAGAAGACGATGTGTCGGAGAAAATAGGAGAGACCGGCGGAGTTCTGAAGGAACTGTTAAAGATTTTCTTCCAACACGGAGTACTGGAAGATAAAATGGATGTGAGGAACGTGGCCGGAGAAGCCCTGTCAATGCTGGCTTTCGCAAGCAAGAGCAACTGTCATCGAATCTTGACGTCGAATGTAGTGGAGAGGCTCCTAGAAGCATTGGAGATTCCGCTTCTTCGTGTTAATGCTGGAAGAATTTTGAGGAATCTGTGCACTTACAGTGGACCAGAGTCCTTCAACCAGCTAAAGGGAGTAACAGCAGCGACACCAATAGTAAGTGCATTCTTTGCAAAAGCTGAACCTGAGCCGGCAGCTGGATAACTGGAAAGGGCAGTTATGTGCAAGTTTAAGTTGTCCTAGAGAGAATGATATTAATTAATTGTTCCTACGTAACCATCTTTCCTCAACTCGGGTTCTCAAGGCAATCTTGTCAGGAGAAGGCAAACTACAAGAGGTGATGGTTGGGTTAGCGGCACATGCTTTCAAGTTCATGACAGCAGAAGGATCGACCGCCGTCTTCGAGGGGGCAGGGTTCAGAGAAGCCGACTTAGCTTGTGCTTTGGTAGAGATCCTGAGGGGCCACCGGAATCCACATATAAAGGTGCCAAGAATGAGAAGGTTTGCTATCGAGCTGGCTATCTGGATGATGAGGGACAAATTGAAGAATGTGCAGATCTTCAGGGATCTGGGCATGGAGGAGGAGCTTGAAGGAGTCTTGGATACGACATCAGAGCTAGACAGCTTCAATATTTTCTCTGGCAACATTGGATTAAGCAGGCACAGCACGACCATTCACTCACTTGTTGAGACCGCACTTGTGCTGCTGAAGAAGAGGTTTGATTGACGGATGGGTTACTGAGCAAGTGATGATGCCAATTATCCACCAAATGGGAAACAAGAAGGTATGCTATGTAGTCTCCAATACCAGGTAAAGAAataaaggctgcgtttggt contains:
- the LOC125314779 gene encoding uncharacterized protein LOC125314779; this translates as MKAKNSAEGQSSGIHLDIPQLQKKDEIIISPATIFAPKTSAGRRDGRSGHSVSPTLPAVLAPEKKLTLFALRLAVLEKVATALGYLGFVWATVVLLGGFAVTLEKSDFWFITIILLIEGTRISSRSHELEWQHQSTWSIADAGMSSFRALKSSSRALVESMQNMFSPVSSATRKQSQRSREISETTDAKNIRKQKFKRRPTRIWTSSEVPILPYGGWVCLSRNISQIFHWLQILSAIACVLLSLTKLIKHNYGEVAKGDTDKRNRKPALIFFYSLALAEALVFLIEKAYCAWEVVICKLLEGVNEECDLGASGMISTRRFFYDCYSRCLNGSIFDGLGMDMVTFAMDLLCSNSPDEQLMGARTLHRFSTKEQFSDDTLQKIGTSLPVIERLVDILNWKDPQEEEIRLLAAEIVSKLAGKKQNSLRVTGIPGAMESILSLLQTNRSPSSIADEIGENKIFLDHEECGFWTFNSLGLLILKKLVRDHNNCGKIGNTRGLLSKIIDFTHADEGILKDSTVTTSQVLTVKRSLQVVKMLASTTATTGKNLRREISEIVCTISNIRDILRYGEKWPVLQKLGIEILTSLALEDDVSEKIGETGGVLKELLKIFFQHGVLEDKMDVRNVAGEALSMLAFASKSNCHRILTSNVVERLLEALEIPLLRVNAGRILRNLCTYSGPESFNQLKGVTAATPRVLKAILSGEGKLQEVMVGLAAHAFKFMTAEGSTAVFEGAGFREADLACALVEILRGHRNPHIKVPRMRRFAIELAIWMMRDKLKNVQIFRDLGMEEELEGVLDTTSELDSFNIFSGNIGLSRHSTTIHSLVETALVLLKKRFD